One Mycolicibacterium goodii genomic region harbors:
- a CDS encoding PP2C family protein-serine/threonine phosphatase yields MASVLRAATATDQGPVRESNQDACLAEGILYAVADGFGVRGDHASTTALDALAAGFAAAPDRDGLLEAVQLANLRIFELLGDEPTVSGTTLTAVVVFGPEQGGPLAVNIGDSPLYRIRDGRMEQLTDDHSVAGELVRIGEITRDEARWHPQRHLLTRALGIGPHISPDVFAIDCGPGDRLLISSDGLFASADETLIVDAATSPDPHTAVRRLVEVANDAGGSDNTTVVVIDLG; encoded by the coding sequence ATGGCATCGGTGTTGAGGGCTGCCACGGCCACCGACCAAGGGCCGGTCCGGGAAAGCAATCAGGATGCGTGTCTGGCCGAGGGCATCCTCTATGCCGTGGCCGACGGTTTCGGTGTGCGCGGCGATCATGCGAGCACGACGGCGCTGGACGCGCTGGCCGCCGGGTTCGCCGCGGCGCCCGACCGCGACGGGTTGCTTGAGGCGGTCCAGTTGGCCAACCTGCGGATATTCGAGCTGCTGGGTGACGAGCCCACGGTGTCGGGCACCACGCTCACCGCGGTGGTCGTGTTCGGGCCCGAACAGGGCGGCCCGCTGGCGGTGAACATCGGTGACTCCCCGCTCTACCGGATCCGCGACGGCCGCATGGAGCAGCTGACCGACGATCACAGCGTTGCCGGGGAACTGGTACGGATCGGTGAGATCACGCGCGACGAGGCCCGGTGGCACCCACAGCGGCACCTGCTGACGCGCGCGCTCGGGATCGGCCCGCATATCAGCCCGGATGTGTTCGCCATCGACTGCGGCCCCGGAGACCGGTTGCTGATCAGCAGCGACGGCCTGTTCGCGTCGGCCGACGAGACGCTGATCGTCGACGCCGCGACCTCACCGGACCCGCATACGGCGGTACGCCGGCTCGTCGAGGTCGCCAACGACGCGGGCGGCAGCGACAACACCACCGTGGTCGTCATCGACCTCGGCTGA
- a CDS encoding Rv3212 family protein yields MVKPERRTRGDIVAAALIVVVIAVAAGLIWWTSDARATLSRPAASPVPYLTPATAVPAGLHEMWTAPSPKTSAPVIAGGAVVTGDGRTVDGRDPISGQVLWTYARDVDLCGVTSVYSYAVAVYPDVRGCGQVSTIDGRTGMRGPARTAYADPEVKLSTDGVTVLSAGDSRLELWRSDMVRMLSYGALDARIKPDVPASPVCRQLSAAASSSAVSVIEACPNSDEVRLTLLRPADEEDTPDLRYVELPGVTDESGAQVIAVSDTTTAIYVPTPEPKVDIIDETGATVASTVLPKPAAPQSTTTRAGDLVTWWTGDSVMVFDAAGLRYRYTVSPAGEHAPVGPATAMAGRLLVPVDDGYDVFDPATGTGDRHISVPRTPSVMPVVPAVAGSIVLEQRGTDLVALGAA; encoded by the coding sequence ATGGTCAAACCCGAGCGCCGCACCCGCGGCGACATCGTCGCGGCCGCACTGATCGTCGTCGTCATCGCCGTCGCCGCAGGTCTGATCTGGTGGACCAGTGACGCGCGGGCGACGCTGAGCCGTCCCGCCGCGTCGCCGGTCCCCTATCTCACCCCCGCCACCGCGGTGCCCGCGGGTCTGCACGAGATGTGGACGGCGCCCAGCCCGAAGACGTCGGCCCCGGTGATCGCCGGCGGCGCGGTGGTGACCGGCGACGGACGCACCGTCGACGGTCGCGACCCGATCAGCGGCCAGGTGCTGTGGACCTACGCCCGCGACGTCGACCTGTGCGGCGTCACCTCGGTGTACTCGTACGCCGTCGCCGTCTACCCCGACGTGCGGGGTTGCGGACAGGTGAGCACGATCGACGGCAGGACGGGAATGCGTGGACCGGCCCGCACGGCCTACGCCGATCCGGAGGTCAAGCTGTCCACCGACGGCGTGACCGTGCTTTCCGCCGGGGACAGCCGCCTTGAGTTGTGGCGTTCGGACATGGTGCGCATGCTCAGCTACGGAGCGCTCGACGCGCGCATCAAACCCGACGTCCCGGCCTCGCCGGTGTGCAGGCAACTCTCCGCCGCGGCCAGTTCCTCGGCCGTGTCGGTGATCGAAGCCTGCCCCAACAGCGACGAGGTCCGGCTCACGCTCCTGCGACCCGCCGACGAAGAGGACACCCCCGACCTGCGTTATGTCGAATTGCCGGGCGTCACCGACGAATCCGGCGCCCAGGTGATCGCGGTGTCGGACACGACCACGGCGATCTACGTGCCCACTCCCGAACCCAAGGTCGACATCATCGACGAGACCGGCGCGACGGTGGCCAGCACGGTGTTACCGAAACCTGCGGCACCGCAATCGACCACGACGCGCGCCGGGGACCTCGTCACCTGGTGGACCGGCGATTCGGTGATGGTGTTCGATGCCGCAGGCCTGCGGTACAGGTACACCGTCAGCCCGGCCGGGGAACATGCGCCCGTCGGACCCGCCACGGCGATGGCGGGTCGGCTCCTGGTGCCCGTCGACGACGGATACGACGTGTTCGATCCCGCGACCGGCACCGGCGACCGGCACATCTCTGTGCCCCGCACACCCAGCGTGATGCCGGTCGTGCCCGCCGTGGCCGGGTCGATCGTGCTGGAGCAGCGCGGCACCGATCTGGTGGCGCTGGGCGCCGCATAG
- a CDS encoding DUF3107 domain-containing protein, with product MEVKIGVTDSPRELTFNSAQSPSEVEQQFTEALSSGTGVLALTDEKGRRFLVQTAKIAYVEIGAADVRRVGFGVTVESA from the coding sequence GTGGAGGTCAAGATCGGTGTCACGGACAGCCCGCGTGAGCTGACCTTCAACAGCGCGCAGTCGCCGAGCGAGGTGGAGCAGCAGTTCACCGAGGCACTCTCCTCGGGAACCGGTGTGCTCGCGCTGACCGACGAGAAGGGCCGTCGTTTCCTGGTGCAGACCGCCAAGATCGCCTACGTCGAGATCGGCGCCGCCGACGTGCGCCGGGTGGGCTTCGGCGTGACGGTGGAATCCGCCTGA
- a CDS encoding ParA family protein, translating to MGRVTRVLAVANQKGGVAKTTTVASLGAAITEQGRRVLLVDLDPQGCLTFSLGQDPDKLPVSVHEVLLGEVEPGAALVGTEEGMTLLPANIDLAGAEAMLLMRAGREYALKRALAKLENDFDVVIIDCPPSLGVLTLNGLTAAHDVIVPLQCETLAHRGVGQFLRTISDVQQITNPELKLLGALPTLYDSRTTHSRDVLLDVADRYELPVLAPPIPRTVRFAEASASGSSALAGRKSKGAIAYREFADALLRHWRSGKKMPTFTPEVV from the coding sequence ATGGGGCGTGTGACGCGAGTATTAGCGGTCGCCAATCAAAAGGGTGGGGTAGCCAAGACGACGACGGTGGCGTCTCTCGGCGCCGCGATCACCGAGCAGGGCCGTCGCGTGCTGCTGGTCGATCTGGACCCGCAGGGCTGTCTGACGTTCTCGCTCGGCCAGGATCCCGACAAGCTGCCCGTGTCGGTGCATGAGGTGCTGCTCGGCGAGGTCGAACCCGGCGCTGCGCTGGTGGGCACCGAGGAGGGGATGACACTGCTGCCCGCCAACATCGACCTGGCGGGCGCCGAGGCCATGCTGCTGATGCGGGCCGGTCGGGAATATGCGCTCAAGCGGGCCCTGGCGAAGCTCGAAAACGACTTCGACGTCGTGATCATCGACTGCCCGCCCTCGCTCGGCGTGCTCACGCTGAACGGACTCACCGCCGCGCACGACGTGATCGTGCCCTTGCAGTGTGAGACGTTGGCGCACCGCGGTGTCGGCCAGTTCCTGCGCACGATCTCCGACGTGCAGCAGATCACCAACCCCGAGCTGAAACTCCTCGGGGCGTTGCCGACGCTGTACGACTCACGCACCACACACAGCCGGGATGTGCTGCTCGACGTCGCCGACCGCTACGAGCTGCCCGTGCTGGCCCCGCCCATCCCACGCACGGTGCGGTTCGCGGAGGCCAGCGCGTCGGGGTCCTCGGCGCTGGCGGGCCGCAAGAGCAAAGGCGCCATCGCCTACCGTGAGTTCGCCGACGCGCTGCTGCGGCACTGGAGGTCCGGCAAGAAGATGCCCACATTCACACCCGAGGTCGTGTAA
- a CDS encoding TetR/AcrR family transcriptional regulator: protein MSDLANTAERRGEKRPAGGNRRGNRLPRDERRGQLLIAASEIFVDRGYHAAGMDEIADRAGVSKPVLYQHFSSKLELYLAVLQRHVDNLVSGVRQALRTTTDNRQRLRAAVEAFFDFIEHDSQGYRLIFENDYVTEPQVAAQVKVATEACTDAVFDLISRDSGLEAHRARMIAVGLVAISVDSARYWLNNDRPIDKDSAVEGTVQFAWGGLSHVPLTRS, encoded by the coding sequence ATGAGCGATCTCGCCAACACCGCCGAGAGGAGAGGCGAAAAGCGGCCGGCAGGGGGCAACCGTCGCGGTAACCGTCTCCCTCGCGATGAGCGGCGGGGTCAACTGCTGATCGCCGCGAGCGAAATTTTCGTCGACCGCGGCTACCACGCCGCCGGTATGGACGAGATCGCCGACCGCGCCGGTGTCAGCAAACCGGTTCTCTACCAACATTTTTCGTCCAAACTCGAGCTGTACCTGGCAGTGCTGCAACGCCACGTCGACAACCTGGTCTCCGGGGTGCGCCAGGCGCTGCGCACGACGACGGACAACCGGCAGCGGTTGCGCGCGGCAGTCGAGGCGTTCTTCGACTTCATCGAACACGACAGCCAGGGTTACCGGTTGATCTTCGAGAACGACTACGTGACCGAACCCCAGGTCGCCGCGCAGGTCAAAGTGGCCACCGAGGCCTGCACCGACGCGGTCTTCGATCTGATCAGTCGGGATTCGGGCCTTGAGGCCCATCGCGCCAGGATGATCGCTGTCGGCCTGGTGGCCATCAGCGTCGATTCGGCGCGGTACTGGCTCAACAACGACCGGCCGATCGACAAGGACTCGGCCGTGGAGGGCACGGTGCAGTTCGCCTGGGGCGGACTATCACACGTGCCGCTCACTCGCTCCTAG
- a CDS encoding DEAD/DEAH box helicase, which produces MTQPNLSFADLGVRDEIVRALAENGIEHPFAIQELTMPLALAGDDLIGQARTGMGKTYAFGVPLLHRVSSDETRPLTGAPRALVVVPTRELCLQVYDDLAGAAKHLPTNDGRKFTVTSIYGGRPYEPQIEALRKGVDVVVGTPGRLLDLAQQGHLQLGGLSVLVLDEADEMLDLGFLPDIERILQLTPDSRQAMLFSATMPDPIITLARTFMNQPTHIRAEAPHSAATHDTTAQFVYRAHALDKVELVSRILQARGRGATMIFTRTKRTAQKVSDELAERGFKVGAVHGDLGQGAREKALKSFRTGAIDVLVATDVAARGIDIDDVTHVINYQCPEDEQAYVHRIGRTGRAGKTGVAVTLVDWDELTRWEMIDKALNLGNPDPAETYSSSPHIYADLDIPTDATGTVGKPHREKRVKSADEDEHRISSADRPARTRTRTRRRTRGGKPLTGHPESHPETHKESSSADDTDAAPAAESEAGEHAPRRRRRRRPRKTEAAAAG; this is translated from the coding sequence ATGACACAACCCAATCTCTCGTTTGCCGATCTCGGCGTCCGCGACGAAATCGTCCGCGCACTTGCAGAGAACGGCATTGAGCACCCCTTTGCCATTCAAGAACTCACCATGCCCCTGGCCCTGGCCGGCGACGACCTGATCGGGCAGGCCCGCACCGGCATGGGCAAGACCTACGCCTTCGGCGTGCCCCTGCTGCACCGGGTCTCCTCGGACGAGACCCGCCCGCTGACCGGCGCACCGCGTGCTCTGGTCGTGGTGCCGACGCGGGAACTCTGCCTGCAGGTCTACGACGACCTGGCCGGAGCCGCCAAACACCTGCCCACCAACGACGGCCGCAAGTTCACCGTGACGTCGATCTACGGCGGACGGCCCTACGAGCCGCAGATCGAGGCGCTGCGCAAGGGCGTCGACGTGGTCGTCGGCACCCCCGGCCGCCTGCTCGACCTGGCCCAGCAGGGTCACCTGCAGCTCGGTGGCCTGTCGGTGCTGGTCCTCGACGAGGCCGACGAGATGCTCGACCTGGGCTTTCTGCCCGACATCGAGCGCATCCTGCAGCTGACCCCCGATTCGCGGCAGGCGATGCTGTTCTCGGCCACCATGCCGGACCCGATCATCACGCTGGCTCGCACGTTCATGAACCAGCCGACACACATCCGCGCCGAGGCCCCGCATTCGGCCGCCACACACGACACCACCGCGCAGTTCGTCTACCGCGCGCATGCACTGGACAAGGTCGAGCTGGTGAGCCGCATTTTGCAGGCCCGCGGACGCGGCGCGACCATGATCTTCACGCGCACCAAGCGCACCGCACAGAAGGTGTCCGACGAGCTCGCCGAGCGCGGCTTCAAAGTCGGCGCGGTTCACGGCGACCTCGGGCAGGGAGCCCGCGAGAAGGCGCTCAAGTCGTTCCGCACCGGCGCGATCGACGTGCTCGTGGCCACCGACGTGGCTGCTCGCGGCATCGACATCGACGACGTCACGCACGTCATCAACTACCAGTGCCCAGAGGACGAGCAGGCCTATGTGCACCGCATCGGCCGTACGGGCCGCGCCGGTAAGACCGGTGTCGCGGTCACCCTGGTCGACTGGGACGAGCTGACGCGCTGGGAGATGATCGACAAGGCGCTGAACCTGGGCAACCCGGATCCGGCGGAGACCTACTCGAGCTCGCCGCACATCTACGCCGACCTCGACATCCCCACCGACGCCACCGGCACCGTGGGTAAGCCGCACCGTGAGAAGCGCGTCAAGTCCGCGGACGAGGACGAGCACCGCATCTCCTCGGCCGACCGTCCGGCCCGCACCAGGACCCGCACCCGGCGGCGCACCCGCGGCGGCAAGCCGCTCACGGGACACCCCGAGTCGCATCCCGAGACTCACAAGGAGTCGTCGTCCGCCGACGACACCGATGCGGCTCCGGCCGCCGAGTCCGAGGCCGGCGAGCACGCCCCGCGTCGCCGCCGCCGGCGCCGTCCGCGCAAGACCGAAGCAGCCGCCGCCGGCTGA
- a CDS encoding ferritin-like fold-containing protein, with amino-acid sequence MNAPQPAAEGIAEPVASGVTVDHPGVNELFAVLAYGEVAAFYRLTDEARMAPNLRGRINMASMAAAEMGHFELLREALRHRGVDVVEAMTKYAPALDNYHRMTTPSTWLEALVKTYIGDALAADFYLEISHALPEEVASVVRAVLSETGHSQFVVAEVQAAVTASDRQRHRLALWARRLLGEAVTQAQYVLADHDELADLVISSGEGLTQLAEFFGRLQETHQGRMQELGLA; translated from the coding sequence ATGAATGCGCCTCAGCCCGCCGCAGAAGGGATTGCCGAACCGGTCGCCTCAGGCGTCACCGTGGACCATCCCGGGGTCAACGAGTTGTTTGCGGTGCTCGCCTACGGCGAGGTCGCCGCGTTCTACCGGCTCACCGACGAAGCGCGGATGGCGCCGAATCTGCGCGGCCGGATCAACATGGCCAGCATGGCCGCAGCCGAGATGGGTCATTTCGAGCTGCTCCGAGAGGCGTTGCGGCACAGGGGAGTCGACGTAGTCGAGGCGATGACGAAGTACGCCCCCGCGCTCGACAACTACCACCGGATGACCACCCCCAGCACGTGGCTGGAGGCGTTGGTCAAGACCTACATCGGCGATGCGCTCGCCGCGGACTTCTATCTGGAGATCTCCCACGCGCTGCCAGAGGAGGTCGCGTCGGTGGTGCGCGCGGTGCTGTCGGAGACCGGGCATTCTCAGTTCGTCGTGGCCGAGGTGCAGGCCGCGGTCACCGCGAGCGACCGCCAACGGCACCGGTTGGCGCTGTGGGCGCGTCGTCTGCTCGGTGAGGCCGTCACCCAGGCGCAGTACGTGCTCGCCGACCACGACGAACTGGCCGACCTCGTGATCTCGAGTGGTGAAGGTCTCACGCAGTTGGCCGAGTTCTTCGGCCGGCTGCAGGAGACCCACCAGGGCCGCATGCAGGAACTCGGTCTGGCCTGA
- a CDS encoding acid phosphatase has translation MSVQQHRLMLLRHGETEWSASGRHTGRTDLDLTEAGREQAKLAAEALAELRLRDPLVFSSPRRRAVVTAELAGLTVAEELPLLAEWDYGDFEGLTTAQIRETEPDWLVWTHGCPGGESVDDVGARADRAVTLALEHLENRDVVFVGHGHFSRAILTRWVELPVAQGIRISMVPASIGVCGFEHGVRQISALGLTGHPNPCLPQ, from the coding sequence GTGAGCGTCCAGCAGCACCGCCTCATGTTGCTTCGGCACGGCGAGACCGAATGGTCGGCCAGCGGTAGGCACACGGGCCGCACCGACCTCGATCTCACCGAAGCCGGCCGCGAGCAGGCCAAGCTCGCCGCCGAGGCACTCGCCGAGCTGCGATTGCGTGACCCGCTGGTGTTCAGCAGCCCGCGCCGCCGAGCGGTCGTGACCGCCGAGCTGGCCGGTCTCACCGTCGCCGAAGAGCTTCCGCTGCTGGCCGAGTGGGATTACGGCGATTTCGAGGGTCTGACCACAGCCCAGATCCGTGAGACCGAGCCGGACTGGCTGGTGTGGACCCACGGCTGCCCGGGCGGTGAGAGTGTCGACGACGTCGGCGCACGCGCCGACCGGGCAGTGACGTTGGCCCTGGAGCACCTGGAGAACCGAGACGTGGTGTTCGTCGGGCACGGCCACTTCTCCAGGGCGATCCTCACTCGCTGGGTGGAACTTCCTGTGGCACAGGGCATTCGGATATCGATGGTGCCCGCGTCGATCGGTGTGTGCGGTTTCGAGCACGGTGTGCGCCAGATCTCCGCCCTCGGTCTGACGGGTCACCCCAACCCGTGTCTGCCACAATGA
- a CDS encoding DUF3152 domain-containing protein, whose amino-acid sequence MTYDPGRRGGGHVPALRNEWREPLRAQRDPVAFDSGRARSNRDDHQRWRKQTWIGRFVSTYGWRAYALPVLIVLTVVVLYQTVTGTSAAPSAPEAEGPVQGPPTLDVGTAIIGAPPKGLTQFDANLPTGILPAGGPFTQAGAKTWHIVPGTTPKIGAGSTKSFTYTVEVEDGLDTTSFGGDEGFARMVDETLANPKSWTHNGLFAFTRVDAGSGVEPDFRVSLTSPMTVREGCGYDIQLEASCYNPSYNGGEARVFINEARWVRGAVPFQGDIGSYRQYVINHEVGHAIGYQRHEACPGNGDLAPIMMQQTFSTSNDDAAKFDPETVHGDGLTCRFNPWPYPIA is encoded by the coding sequence GTGACCTACGACCCGGGACGTCGCGGGGGTGGCCATGTCCCGGCGCTGCGCAACGAATGGCGGGAGCCGCTGCGCGCACAACGTGACCCGGTGGCATTCGACTCCGGGCGCGCGCGGTCCAACCGGGACGATCATCAGCGCTGGCGCAAGCAGACCTGGATCGGGCGGTTCGTCTCCACATACGGCTGGCGGGCCTACGCCCTTCCGGTGCTGATCGTGCTCACCGTCGTGGTCCTGTATCAGACCGTCACCGGCACGTCTGCCGCACCGTCGGCACCAGAGGCAGAGGGCCCCGTGCAGGGCCCGCCGACCCTCGATGTCGGCACCGCGATCATCGGTGCCCCGCCGAAAGGCCTCACGCAGTTCGACGCCAACCTGCCCACCGGCATCCTGCCCGCGGGCGGGCCCTTCACCCAGGCCGGCGCCAAGACCTGGCACATCGTGCCCGGCACCACCCCCAAGATCGGTGCGGGCAGCACCAAGTCCTTCACCTACACCGTCGAGGTGGAGGACGGCCTGGACACCACGTCCTTCGGCGGTGACGAAGGCTTCGCGCGCATGGTCGACGAGACCCTCGCCAACCCCAAGAGCTGGACCCACAACGGCCTGTTCGCGTTCACCCGCGTCGACGCGGGCAGCGGTGTCGAACCGGATTTCCGGGTATCGCTCACCTCGCCGATGACCGTGCGCGAAGGCTGCGGTTACGACATCCAGCTGGAAGCCTCGTGCTACAACCCGTCCTACAACGGCGGCGAGGCCAGGGTGTTCATCAACGAGGCGCGCTGGGTGCGCGGCGCCGTGCCGTTCCAGGGGGACATCGGCTCCTACCGGCAGTACGTGATCAACCACGAGGTGGGCCATGCCATCGGTTACCAGCGCCACGAGGCGTGCCCCGGCAACGGCGATCTCGCGCCGATCATGATGCAGCAGACGTTCTCCACGTCCAACGACGATGCGGCCAAGTTCGACCCCGAGACCGTCCACGGCGACGGTCTGACGTGCCGATTCAACCCATGGCCGTACCCCATCGCCTGA
- a CDS encoding MmpS family transport accessory protein: MTRPYSPYDATATDRYADHTSEPGSYPSGHSYSRGYNRDHSYGSGYGTGYDRGAYAGDYQDYDDYVRSEGGNDGGYDEGGFDEPDIEFYEEPLDRRWIWVAGVAGAILLVAVVCTVVILGGGDSGSVSATVAAPTQTSQPATTAPQDASSTPRPAPPAAPSLSPETVTTVTPSPTPPSATAEPAPVAPPVEAAPPPAANPRAVTYQVTGNRQLIDLVTIVYTDQRGALQTDINVALPWTKTVVLDPGVELKSVTATSVAGQLNCSITDAAGNVLVAQANNTMIATCTQ; this comes from the coding sequence ATGACCAGGCCTTATTCGCCGTATGACGCCACCGCGACCGACCGCTACGCGGACCACACCTCCGAGCCCGGCAGCTACCCGAGCGGCCACTCCTACAGCCGCGGGTACAACCGTGACCACAGTTACGGCTCCGGGTACGGGACCGGGTACGACCGCGGGGCGTATGCGGGCGACTACCAGGACTACGACGACTATGTCCGCTCCGAGGGCGGCAACGACGGTGGATATGACGAGGGCGGTTTCGACGAGCCCGACATCGAGTTCTACGAGGAACCGCTCGATCGGCGCTGGATCTGGGTCGCCGGTGTGGCCGGCGCGATCCTGCTCGTCGCCGTCGTCTGCACCGTGGTGATCCTGGGCGGTGGCGACAGCGGATCTGTCTCGGCCACCGTCGCGGCCCCCACACAGACGAGCCAGCCGGCCACCACCGCGCCCCAGGACGCGTCGTCGACGCCTCGCCCCGCCCCGCCGGCCGCGCCGTCACTGTCGCCGGAGACCGTCACCACGGTCACGCCGTCGCCGACGCCTCCGTCGGCGACCGCCGAGCCCGCCCCCGTTGCGCCGCCCGTGGAGGCCGCGCCACCGCCGGCCGCCAACCCCCGGGCCGTCACCTACCAGGTGACCGGAAATCGCCAGCTCATCGACCTGGTGACGATTGTCTACACCGACCAGCGGGGTGCGCTGCAGACCGACATCAACGTCGCACTGCCGTGGACCAAGACCGTCGTGCTGGATCCCGGTGTCGAGCTCAAGTCGGTGACCGCCACCAGCGTCGCCGGTCAGCTCAACTGCTCGATCACCGACGCGGCAGGCAACGTGCTCGTGGCCCAGGCCAACAACACGATGATCGCGACCTGCACGCAGTAA
- a CDS encoding isochorismate synthase gives MTAPSFVFAGPSGVLIGAGLQTGFATVADARSALICGDTELVVGALPFDLSGPAALHTPAHVRFADTLPDWPTGSAPALRARETLPSGEVHRERVAEAVRRLRDPDTALDKVVLARALRLTAETAWDPRAVLRRLADADAAVTVYLADLSPAGVAHTGTMLVGASPELLVARNGDEVICQPFAGSAPRSADPETDRASAAALAASGKNRHEHELVVDVMRKALDPLCVDLQIAAQPELHATDALWHLSTPIRGRLRDKDVTAIDLAVALHPTPAVGGVPTDLAADLITELEGDRGFYAGAVGWCDNAGNGRWVVSIRCAVLSADRRVALANAGGGIVAESDPDDEVDETTTKFRTILTGLGVQ, from the coding sequence ATGACCGCGCCGTCGTTCGTCTTCGCCGGCCCGTCCGGTGTGCTGATCGGCGCAGGCTTGCAGACCGGGTTCGCCACGGTCGCCGACGCCCGTTCGGCGCTGATCTGCGGTGACACAGAGCTGGTCGTCGGCGCCCTGCCGTTCGACCTGTCCGGCCCGGCCGCCCTGCACACCCCGGCCCACGTGCGCTTCGCCGACACCCTGCCCGACTGGCCGACGGGCTCGGCTCCTGCGCTACGCGCGCGCGAGACCCTGCCGTCGGGCGAGGTGCACCGTGAGCGGGTGGCCGAGGCGGTGCGCCGGTTGCGTGACCCCGACACCGCGCTGGACAAGGTCGTTCTGGCGCGCGCACTGCGCTTGACCGCCGAAACGGCATGGGATCCACGCGCGGTGCTGCGTCGCCTTGCCGACGCCGATGCGGCGGTGACGGTCTACCTCGCGGATCTGAGCCCGGCCGGCGTTGCGCACACCGGCACCATGCTGGTCGGTGCGAGCCCCGAGTTGCTCGTCGCGCGAAACGGCGACGAGGTGATCTGCCAACCGTTCGCCGGTTCCGCACCGCGATCCGCCGATCCCGAGACCGACCGGGCCAGCGCCGCGGCGCTGGCCGCCTCCGGCAAGAACCGCCACGAGCACGAACTGGTGGTCGACGTGATGCGCAAGGCGCTCGATCCGCTGTGCGTCGACCTGCAGATCGCCGCACAGCCCGAGCTGCATGCGACCGACGCGCTCTGGCACCTGAGCACACCGATCCGCGGCCGGCTACGCGACAAGGACGTCACGGCAATCGATCTCGCGGTCGCACTGCATCCCACACCGGCGGTCGGCGGGGTTCCCACCGACCTGGCCGCCGACCTCATCACCGAACTCGAAGGTGACCGCGGCTTCTACGCGGGCGCCGTCGGCTGGTGCGACAACGCGGGCAACGGCCGCTGGGTGGTGTCGATCAGGTGCGCCGTCCTGTCGGCCGACCGCCGCGTCGCGCTCGCCAATGCCGGCGGCGGCATTGTCGCCGAGTCCGATCCCGACGACGAAGTCGACGAGACCACAACGAAATTCCGCACGATACTGACAGGGCTGGGAGTGCAATGA
- the moeZ gene encoding adenylyltransferase/sulfurtransferase MoeZ, whose translation MDVSLPPLVEPAAELTKEEVARYSRHLIIPDLGLDGQKRLKNAKVLVIGAGGLGSPTLLYLAAAGVGTIGIVEFDVVDESNLQRQIIHGQSDIGRSKAQSARDSIAEINPLVKVNLHEFRLEPDNAVDLFGQYDLILDGTDNFATRYLVNDAAVLAGKPYVWGSIYRFEGQVSVFWEDAPDGLGLNYRDLYPEPPPPGMVPSCAEGGVLGILCSSIASVMGTEAIKLITGIGEPLLGRLMVYDALDMTYRTIRIRKDPSTPKITELIDYEAFCGVVSDEAAAAAADSTVTPQELRELLDSGKPLALIDVRERVEWDINHIEGAELIPKPTFESGAALAKLPADRTPVFYCKTGIRSAEVLAIAKKAGFSDAVHLQGGIVAWAKQLEPDMVMY comes from the coding sequence TTGGATGTGTCGTTACCGCCACTGGTTGAGCCGGCCGCCGAGCTCACCAAGGAAGAGGTGGCGCGCTACAGCCGGCACTTGATCATTCCCGATCTGGGACTGGACGGGCAGAAACGGCTCAAGAATGCGAAGGTCCTGGTGATCGGCGCGGGTGGGCTCGGCTCCCCGACGCTGCTGTACCTGGCCGCCGCCGGTGTGGGCACCATCGGCATCGTCGAGTTCGACGTCGTCGACGAGTCCAACCTGCAGCGCCAGATCATCCACGGCCAGTCCGACATCGGGCGGTCCAAGGCGCAGAGCGCGCGTGACTCGATCGCCGAGATCAATCCGCTGGTGAAGGTCAACTTGCACGAGTTCCGGCTCGAACCGGACAACGCGGTCGACCTGTTCGGCCAGTATGACCTGATCCTCGACGGCACCGACAACTTCGCCACGCGGTATCTGGTCAACGATGCGGCCGTGCTCGCGGGCAAGCCGTACGTCTGGGGTTCCATCTACCGCTTCGAGGGCCAGGTGTCGGTGTTCTGGGAGGACGCCCCGGACGGCCTGGGCCTCAACTACCGGGACCTGTACCCCGAGCCGCCGCCACCGGGCATGGTGCCGTCGTGCGCCGAGGGCGGCGTGCTGGGCATTCTGTGCTCCTCGATCGCATCGGTCATGGGCACCGAGGCGATCAAGCTCATCACCGGCATCGGCGAACCGCTGCTGGGCCGGCTGATGGTGTACGACGCGCTCGACATGACCTACCGCACCATCCGCATCCGCAAGGATCCGTCGACGCCGAAGATCACCGAGCTCATCGATTACGAGGCGTTCTGCGGCGTGGTGTCCGACGAGGCCGCCGCCGCGGCCGCCGATTCCACCGTCACGCCGCAGGAACTGCGTGAGCTGCTGGACTCCGGAAAGCCGTTGGCGTTGATCGACGTCCGCGAGCGCGTCGAATGGGACATCAACCACATCGAGGGCGCGGAGTTGATCCCCAAGCCCACGTTCGAGTCCGGCGCGGCGTTGGCCAAGCTGCCTGCCGACCGCACACCGGTGTTCTACTGCAAGACCGGTATCCGCTCGGCCGAGGTTCTCGCGATCGCCAAGAAGGCCGGATTCTCCGACGCCGTACACCTGCAGGGCGGCATCGTGGCGTGGGCGAAGCAGCTCGAACCCGACATGGTCATGTACTGA